From Nonlabens sp. Ci31, the proteins below share one genomic window:
- a CDS encoding DUF2911 domain-containing protein, with amino-acid sequence MKKYILLLAVILSTSSLFAQDFDKTNNSPMDAAFFPAQAPKRQFAKTEEAKMAMEPKIRVLYSRPSLKGRNIFTTEDKKEDGITVYGKSWRLGANESTELLLMQDAMIGRKLVKAGRYSVVVTPTEKEWTFHINSENDGWGNYSHKPEMDLVTVSVPVTMSEESIENLSIALYSPNNDKVVHLKTGWGKFRTELPIVLK; translated from the coding sequence ATGAAAAAATATATTTTATTACTAGCCGTAATTCTATCTACCTCATCACTTTTTGCTCAAGATTTTGACAAAACAAATAACAGTCCAATGGATGCCGCTTTCTTTCCAGCACAAGCACCAAAAAGACAGTTTGCAAAAACTGAAGAAGCAAAAATGGCAATGGAACCTAAAATTAGAGTTCTTTACAGTCGCCCTTCTTTAAAAGGTCGCAACATTTTCACAACAGAAGACAAAAAGGAAGACGGCATTACCGTTTATGGTAAATCCTGGAGATTAGGTGCTAATGAAAGTACTGAATTACTCTTGATGCAAGATGCCATGATAGGTAGAAAACTAGTAAAAGCAGGACGTTATTCTGTAGTAGTAACCCCTACTGAAAAAGAATGGACCTTTCACATCAATTCAGAAAACGATGGATGGGGAAATTATTCTCATAAACCAGAAATGGACCTAGTAACTGTAAGCGTTCCTGTTACGATGAGTGAGGAAAGTATTGAAAATTTAAGTATCGCGCTTTACTCTCCTAATAATGACAAGGTCGTTCATTTAAAAACTGGATGGGGGAAATTCAGAACCGAGCTTCCTATCGTATTAAAATAA
- a CDS encoding DUF1731 domain-containing protein, with the protein MSVLRGQLSVPIGISQPVWLLELASVVIKTETELLLKSRYVYPQRLLDTGFKFEYESVEDCLKELV; encoded by the coding sequence ATGAGTGTTTTGAGAGGTCAGCTGTCGGTTCCCATAGGGATTTCTCAACCGGTATGGTTGTTAGAGTTGGCCAGTGTGGTGATCAAAACAGAGACAGAATTATTACTCAAGAGCAGGTATGTGTATCCGCAGCGATTGCTGGATACTGGTTTTAAGTTTGAGTATGAATCGGTTGAGGATTGTTTGAAGGAGTTAGTCTAA
- a CDS encoding HD domain-containing protein: MTQQQVIEKTIQFVKTQLQNAEGGHDWFHIERVWKNAKLIAQGEDCTTAVVELGALLHDIADSKFHDGDETVGPQVAREFLETLELPEDIIAHVENIIKYISYKGGQQSKEFTSKELDIVQDADRLDAIGAIGIARTFNYGGFKNRSIYDPSIAPDLRMTKEEYKKSTAPTINHFYEKLLLLKDLMNTETGKRVAQQRHDYMLGFLDQFYAEWNGVRNDYFYF, translated from the coding sequence ATGACTCAACAACAAGTAATAGAAAAAACCATACAATTTGTAAAAACGCAATTACAAAATGCCGAAGGTGGACACGACTGGTTCCATATAGAACGGGTGTGGAAAAATGCAAAGCTAATTGCACAAGGAGAAGATTGTACTACCGCAGTAGTAGAATTAGGGGCCCTATTGCACGACATAGCCGACTCCAAATTTCACGACGGAGATGAAACGGTTGGGCCACAAGTAGCGAGAGAATTTCTAGAAACGCTAGAATTACCAGAAGATATTATTGCACATGTAGAAAATATTATCAAATACATCTCTTACAAAGGTGGGCAACAGAGTAAAGAATTTACGAGTAAAGAATTAGACATCGTTCAAGATGCAGATCGTCTTGACGCGATAGGCGCTATAGGAATTGCTCGTACCTTTAATTATGGCGGATTTAAAAACAGGTCTATTTACGACCCCAGTATCGCTCCAGATCTCCGCATGACTAAAGAAGAATATAAAAAGAGTACCGCTCCTACTATCAATCATTTCTATGAAAAGTTGTTGCTTTTAAAAGACCTGATGAATACCGAAACTGGGAAAAGGGTCGCTCAACAACGTCATGATTATATGCTAGGTTTTCTAGACCAGTTCTATGCAGAGTGGAATGGTGTAAGAAATGATTATTTTTACTTTTAA
- a CDS encoding acyloxyacyl hydrolase, with product MFRYFYDARFRESGNRTNPSEFPNVSTIDVSLLYGSILEHNPDIAHLITDHPTGILWSYNRKIFGEEEWQSRYGFPVWGFSAACQDMKTYELGEAYSAYAHYNFHFFKRHLQWRKGQGPAYMTKPFDAIENSRNNAYRTRITSTTYLNAVYRKENIMAGLGFHAGVTIIHYSNANVRAPNNSTNTWFFQAGLNYTLNPDAIPEFKTRNKRSYSEPISYNFVVRMGLNESDYRGSGQFPFYNFSSRNGGMAYGCKTTHHRNHFWLR from the coding sequence GTGTTTCGGTATTTTTATGATGCTCGCTTTCGCGAAAGCGGTAACCGCACAAACCCCTCAGAATTTCCTAATGTATCCACGATAGATGTTTCCTTACTGTATGGAAGTATCTTAGAACACAATCCAGATATCGCCCATTTAATTACCGATCATCCTACGGGAATCTTGTGGAGTTATAACCGTAAAATATTTGGAGAAGAGGAGTGGCAATCCAGGTATGGTTTCCCCGTCTGGGGTTTTAGTGCTGCTTGTCAAGACATGAAAACTTACGAGTTAGGGGAAGCTTATAGTGCCTATGCGCACTATAATTTTCATTTTTTCAAACGCCATTTGCAGTGGAGGAAAGGACAAGGTCCAGCTTATATGACAAAACCTTTTGATGCTATTGAAAACTCTCGTAATAATGCTTACAGAACCAGAATAACGAGTACTACCTATTTAAATGCCGTTTATAGAAAAGAAAATATTATGGCAGGATTAGGTTTTCACGCGGGTGTTACCATTATTCACTATTCCAATGCAAATGTCAGAGCACCTAATAATTCTACCAATACTTGGTTTTTTCAAGCCGGACTTAATTATACGTTGAATCCTGATGCTATTCCTGAATTTAAAACCAGGAATAAACGTTCGTATTCAGAACCGATCAGCTATAATTTTGTTGTAAGAATGGGGCTTAATGAAAGTGATTATCGCGGTAGTGGACAGTTTCCTTTTTACAATTTTTCATCGAGGAACGGCGGCATGGCATATGGATGTAAAACAACACATCACCGGAACCATTTCTGGTTACGGTGA
- a CDS encoding type II toxin-antitoxin system death-on-curing family toxin has protein sequence MIELKLAVAFHPKALQIYGGGEGIIDRGALESALHRPFSLFDGIDLYPTAIHKAAAIMESLLINQPFIDGNKRIGFMLMMFILRTNRLDLTITENEKYAFTIKVAEGKMNIDQKTECLKIHVTELNS, from the coding sequence ATGATAGAATTAAAATTGGCAGTTGCATTTCATCCTAAAGCACTTCAAATTTATGGTGGTGGAGAAGGGATAATAGATCGAGGTGCTCTAGAATCTGCTTTGCATAGACCATTTTCATTATTTGATGGTATTGATCTTTATCCTACTGCTATTCACAAAGCGGCTGCAATCATGGAAAGCCTTTTAATCAACCAACCGTTTATAGATGGTAATAAAAGAATAGGATTTATGTTGATGATGTTTATTCTACGCACTAATCGTTTAGACTTAACTATTACAGAAAATGAAAAATATGCCTTTACGATTAAGGTGGCAGAAGGCAAAATGAACATAGATCAAAAAACCGAATGCTTAAAAATTCACGTAACTGAATTAAACTCATAA
- a CDS encoding glycoside hydrolase family 113: protein MKKKLFLLLTIAIASCNSQSKDLAQHQTTAQATGASKINGITLVATRDSIDHKAITPIKNYNANYAAIIPYAWMHSLDQPQINYEEKRGWWGEKPKGVAVTIQLMKDQGIDVLLKPQIWIGRGDYTGHIKLKTEEAWKTLEDSYTAYIMRFVHIAANEKIGMFCIGTELDSFVKERPAYWQQLIKNIREIYTGKLTYAGNWDSYKHVSFWNELDFIGVDAYFPLSEEKTPDATTVTKNWQKWKNEMKGISEKFDKKILFSEYGYISADFAGKEPWKNAQEEHEVNEEAQHILFQQLYENMWQEDWMAGGFIWKHHAENSKWHGYEKRFTPQNKKAQKTITEAYRKAS from the coding sequence ATGAAAAAAAAACTTTTCTTACTTCTAACTATAGCAATTGCCTCCTGCAATTCACAAAGCAAGGATCTAGCGCAGCATCAAACCACAGCTCAGGCTACCGGTGCTTCAAAAATCAATGGCATTACACTAGTAGCCACACGTGATTCTATTGATCATAAGGCAATAACTCCTATAAAAAACTATAATGCCAACTACGCTGCTATAATTCCCTATGCGTGGATGCATAGTCTGGATCAGCCACAAATTAATTATGAAGAAAAAAGAGGCTGGTGGGGCGAGAAACCTAAAGGAGTAGCGGTTACCATTCAATTAATGAAAGATCAAGGAATTGATGTATTGCTCAAACCACAAATATGGATAGGGCGTGGAGATTATACGGGCCATATCAAACTAAAAACAGAAGAAGCTTGGAAAACTCTAGAAGATAGTTATACGGCCTACATCATGAGATTTGTCCATATTGCTGCAAATGAAAAAATAGGCATGTTTTGTATAGGTACAGAATTAGATTCCTTTGTAAAAGAACGACCCGCCTACTGGCAACAACTTATCAAAAACATACGCGAGATTTATACTGGAAAACTAACCTATGCCGGTAACTGGGATAGTTATAAACATGTATCGTTTTGGAACGAACTGGATTTTATAGGGGTAGATGCCTATTTCCCTTTGAGTGAAGAAAAAACTCCAGATGCTACTACGGTAACAAAGAACTGGCAAAAGTGGAAAAATGAAATGAAAGGGATTTCAGAAAAGTTCGATAAAAAAATCCTTTTTTCAGAATACGGTTATATAAGTGCCGACTTTGCTGGCAAAGAACCCTGGAAAAATGCACAAGAAGAACATGAAGTAAATGAAGAAGCACAGCACATACTTTTTCAACAGCTTTATGAAAATATGTGGCAGGAAGACTGGATGGCTGGTGGCTTTATCTGGAAACATCATGCCGAAAATAGCAAATGGCATGGCTATGAAAAACGTTTTACGCCACAAAATAAAAAAGCGCAGAAAACGATAACTGAGGCTTATCGCAAGGCGAGTTAA
- a CDS encoding RrF2 family transcriptional regulator: MLSRKTKYGIKALAYLAKLESQSPTAIATIADAENIPHKFLEAILLELRKNSILGSRKGKGGGYYLMQSPEKIRMSTVHRILEGPIAMLPCVSLNFYEKCEDCLDEDACSVNRLMVQVRDNTLAILENQTLQDLL; encoded by the coding sequence ATGCTCTCAAGAAAAACGAAATACGGTATTAAAGCACTTGCTTACCTTGCAAAACTGGAAAGCCAGTCTCCTACAGCGATTGCTACTATTGCCGATGCTGAGAATATACCTCATAAATTTCTAGAAGCCATTCTTTTAGAACTGCGTAAGAATAGTATCTTGGGTAGTCGTAAAGGAAAAGGCGGTGGATACTATTTAATGCAAAGCCCAGAAAAAATTAGAATGTCTACTGTTCATCGTATTTTAGAAGGTCCTATTGCTATGCTTCCTTGTGTAAGTCTTAATTTTTATGAAAAATGTGAGGACTGCTTGGATGAAGACGCTTGCTCCGTGAACCGACTTATGGTTCAAGTAAGGGATAATACCCTTGCTATTTTAGAAAATCAAACCTTACAGGATTTGCTCTAA
- a CDS encoding NAD(P)/FAD-dependent oxidoreductase — translation MITTDILIIGAGPTGLFAVFEAGLLKLKCHLIDALAQPGGQCSELYPKKPIYDIPGFPEVLAGDLVTNLMKQIEPFQPGFTLGERAETIDKLEDGTFIVTTSKGTKHHAKIVAIAGGLGSFEPRKPAIEGIARYEDKGLAYMIKDPEVYRDQKVVIAGGGDSALDWSIFLADVASEVTLVHRREEFRGALDSVEKVQNLVDENKIRLVTPAEILDIKGEDKVQSVLLQHNDEAKRMEIIECDAFIPLFGLAPKLGPIGNWGLEIEKNAIKVDNTLDYQTNVPGIYAIGDVNTYPGKLKLILCGFHEATLMCQSAYQRIFPEKRYVMKYTTVGGIDGFDGSRKEAEKAVVKKIGNH, via the coding sequence ATGATCACCACAGATATATTAATAATAGGTGCTGGACCTACAGGTCTATTTGCCGTTTTTGAAGCTGGATTATTAAAGCTCAAATGCCATTTAATTGATGCACTGGCACAACCAGGCGGACAGTGTTCAGAATTGTATCCCAAAAAGCCTATCTATGATATTCCAGGTTTTCCAGAAGTTCTTGCAGGCGATTTAGTGACCAATTTGATGAAACAAATTGAGCCTTTTCAGCCTGGCTTTACATTAGGGGAGAGAGCAGAAACTATCGATAAACTCGAAGACGGTACTTTTATAGTTACAACGAGTAAAGGAACCAAGCATCATGCAAAAATAGTCGCTATTGCCGGCGGTTTAGGTTCTTTTGAGCCTCGTAAGCCTGCTATAGAAGGAATTGCGAGGTATGAAGACAAAGGTCTTGCTTATATGATCAAGGACCCAGAAGTTTACAGAGATCAAAAAGTGGTTATCGCTGGTGGAGGAGACTCGGCACTAGATTGGTCGATTTTCCTTGCTGATGTAGCCTCTGAGGTAACACTGGTGCACAGAAGGGAAGAATTTCGTGGGGCACTAGATAGTGTGGAGAAAGTTCAAAATCTTGTAGATGAAAATAAAATAAGGTTGGTCACACCAGCTGAAATTTTAGACATTAAAGGAGAAGATAAAGTACAATCGGTTTTACTACAACATAATGACGAAGCTAAGCGTATGGAAATCATCGAGTGTGATGCTTTTATACCCTTATTTGGTCTAGCACCTAAGTTAGGTCCCATTGGAAATTGGGGGCTAGAAATAGAAAAAAACGCGATCAAAGTAGATAACACCTTGGATTATCAAACTAATGTTCCTGGAATTTATGCCATAGGAGATGTTAATACGTATCCAGGTAAATTAAAATTGATTCTTTGTGGTTTTCATGAAGCAACTCTGATGTGTCAAAGTGCTTACCAACGCATTTTCCCAGAAAAGCGTTATGTCATGAAATATACAACTGTAGGAGGTATAGACGGTTTTGACGGATCTCGCAAAGAGGCAGAAAAAGCAGTGGTTAAGAAAATAGGAAATCATTAA
- a CDS encoding NAD(P)/FAD-dependent oxidoreductase — MDHIVIIGNGIAGVTAARHIRKNSDHRITIISGEADYFFSRTALMYVYMGHMKFEHTQPYENWFWKKNRIELKTAWVEKVSGADKTILFTTGETMSFDKLIIATGSVPNRFGWPGQDLQGVQGLYHKQDLEQLEKNAPDNETCKHAVIVGGGLIGIEMVEMLHSRHIPVTFLVREDSFWNAVLPAGESAMVNEEIMANGIDLRLGANLEEIIDDGNGNCKAIKIKETGEVIACDVVGLTAGVSPNVNFLKDSDIEVGRGVKVNRLLETSVKDIYAIGDCAEQREAIGRRRPIEAVWYTGRMMGEAIAQTICGNPMEYNPGHWFNSAKFMDVEYQTYGWVSGELQPDFEEQFHWRHDEEMICVTIAYHKETDVFLGINTFGIRMRHEIFDRWLTEGRKVDEVMTYLKDANFDPEFYKLHENAIVDHYNQQRGKQIKPFKKSWKRIFA, encoded by the coding sequence ATGGACCACATAGTCATTATAGGAAATGGTATCGCTGGAGTTACCGCAGCGCGTCATATTAGGAAAAATTCTGATCATCGCATCACTATCATTTCTGGTGAGGCGGATTATTTTTTCTCTCGTACAGCGCTCATGTATGTTTATATGGGGCATATGAAATTTGAACACACGCAACCTTATGAAAATTGGTTTTGGAAAAAAAACCGAATAGAATTAAAAACCGCTTGGGTGGAAAAGGTCTCTGGTGCTGATAAAACCATCCTCTTCACTACAGGAGAAACTATGAGTTTTGACAAGTTGATTATAGCTACGGGTAGTGTTCCTAATAGATTTGGCTGGCCAGGTCAAGATCTCCAAGGGGTTCAAGGTTTATACCACAAACAAGATCTGGAACAACTAGAGAAAAATGCTCCTGACAATGAGACCTGTAAACATGCCGTAATCGTAGGCGGCGGACTTATAGGAATTGAAATGGTCGAGATGTTGCACTCGCGCCATATTCCAGTTACTTTTTTAGTTCGAGAAGATAGCTTTTGGAATGCAGTATTACCAGCTGGAGAAAGTGCGATGGTCAATGAAGAAATTATGGCAAATGGCATTGATTTGCGCTTAGGGGCTAATCTGGAAGAAATCATCGATGATGGTAACGGAAATTGCAAAGCAATCAAAATAAAAGAAACGGGAGAGGTAATAGCATGCGATGTGGTAGGGCTTACCGCTGGAGTAAGTCCTAATGTGAACTTTTTAAAAGATTCCGATATAGAAGTAGGTCGCGGTGTAAAAGTAAATAGACTTCTAGAAACTAGTGTAAAAGATATTTATGCGATAGGTGATTGTGCAGAACAGCGAGAGGCAATAGGCAGGAGAAGACCTATAGAAGCTGTATGGTATACAGGACGTATGATGGGAGAGGCTATCGCTCAAACTATTTGTGGGAACCCTATGGAATACAATCCGGGTCACTGGTTTAACAGTGCTAAATTCATGGACGTAGAATACCAGACTTATGGATGGGTAAGTGGAGAGCTTCAGCCAGATTTTGAAGAGCAATTTCACTGGAGACACGATGAAGAAATGATATGTGTCACCATTGCTTATCATAAAGAGACAGATGTGTTTTTAGGCATCAATACCTTCGGAATCAGAATGCGACATGAGATATTTGATCGCTGGCTTACGGAGGGTCGCAAAGTAGATGAGGTAATGACCTATTTAAAGGATGCGAACTTTGATCCAGAATTTTACAAGCTACATGAAAATGCCATAGTTGATCATTACAATCAACAAAGAGGAAAACAAATCAAGCCATTTAAAAAAAGCTGGAAACGCATTTTTGCTTAA
- a CDS encoding M1 family metallopeptidase, translating into MKYILIVLTIISFSQTSQGQLLTNKKQFTRQDSLRGSITPERAWWDLKYYDLEVRVIPEDKFIKGSNTITYEVLAPYQVMQIDLQEPMRILSVTQNNKELEVRQEGNAHFIQLVDQQMVGVTNTVKITFEGNPREARNAPWDGGFSWKKDANGKHFIATSNQGLGASVWWPNKDHMYQEVDGMTMSINVPAGLMNISNGRLIDTAIQADGSSTYTWEVKNPINNYGVNINIGDYVNFSEVYKGEKGALDMDYYVLRDNLEKAKTHFKDAPKMMKAFEHWFGPYPFYEDSYKLVEVPYLGMEHQSSITYGNKYVKGYLGSDLSGSGWGMKFDFIIIHESGHEWFANNITNKDIADMWIHESFTAYSESLFLDYYYGKKASSEYVIGTRRTIKNDRPIIGDYGVNHEGSGDMYYKGSNLLHTLRQIANDDEKWRQILRGLNKEFYHETVTTAQIENYISGQMEIDLDPVFDQYLRDIRIPKLEYSINRKTMQYRWADVVDGFEMPIQVLIDGEKTWITPSSKIQKIKLPSKDAEFDIVEDFYVDYKRKDALD; encoded by the coding sequence ATGAAATATATTTTAATAGTATTGACAATAATAAGTTTTTCTCAGACAAGCCAAGGTCAGTTACTCACCAATAAAAAGCAATTTACCAGACAGGATTCTTTACGTGGTTCCATTACGCCAGAGCGTGCTTGGTGGGATTTGAAATATTATGATTTAGAGGTAAGGGTGATACCAGAAGATAAATTCATTAAAGGATCTAATACCATTACTTATGAAGTGTTAGCACCCTATCAAGTCATGCAAATAGACCTTCAAGAACCTATGCGTATTCTTAGCGTTACTCAAAACAACAAAGAACTTGAGGTACGTCAGGAAGGCAATGCGCATTTTATTCAATTAGTAGATCAACAAATGGTAGGCGTTACCAACACTGTTAAAATAACTTTTGAAGGAAATCCGCGAGAGGCTAGAAATGCTCCTTGGGATGGAGGTTTTTCTTGGAAAAAAGACGCTAATGGTAAACATTTTATTGCCACTTCTAATCAAGGCCTAGGCGCTAGTGTATGGTGGCCCAATAAAGACCATATGTACCAAGAGGTAGATGGAATGACCATGTCTATTAACGTGCCAGCAGGCTTAATGAACATTTCTAACGGTCGCTTAATCGATACAGCAATACAAGCAGATGGCAGCTCGACTTACACTTGGGAAGTAAAAAACCCTATCAATAATTATGGAGTCAATATCAATATAGGAGATTATGTGAATTTCTCTGAAGTCTACAAAGGAGAAAAAGGTGCTCTGGACATGGATTATTACGTACTGCGCGATAACCTAGAAAAAGCCAAAACACATTTCAAAGATGCGCCTAAAATGATGAAGGCTTTTGAACACTGGTTCGGTCCTTATCCTTTTTATGAAGACAGTTATAAATTAGTCGAAGTCCCCTATTTAGGAATGGAACATCAAAGCTCTATTACCTATGGTAATAAATATGTAAAAGGTTATCTAGGTAGCGATCTTTCAGGAAGTGGCTGGGGAATGAAATTTGACTTTATCATCATCCATGAATCGGGTCATGAATGGTTTGCAAACAATATTACCAACAAGGATATTGCAGACATGTGGATCCATGAGAGTTTTACTGCTTATTCAGAAAGTCTTTTCTTGGACTATTATTACGGTAAAAAAGCCAGCTCAGAATATGTGATCGGTACAAGACGTACTATTAAAAACGACCGACCTATTATAGGTGATTATGGTGTGAATCATGAAGGTTCTGGAGATATGTATTACAAAGGATCTAACCTCTTGCATACGCTAAGACAGATCGCAAATGATGACGAAAAATGGAGACAGATCCTGCGCGGTCTCAATAAAGAGTTCTATCATGAAACAGTAACCACCGCTCAAATAGAAAACTATATTTCTGGTCAAATGGAAATCGATCTCGATCCAGTATTTGATCAATATTTACGCGATATACGTATTCCTAAATTAGAGTATTCCATCAATAGGAAGACTATGCAATACCGATGGGCAGACGTGGTAGACGGTTTTGAAATGCCTATTCAAGTACTTATCGATGGAGAAAAGACGTGGATCACACCTAGTTCAAAAATTCAAAAAATAAAGTTACCTTCTAAGGATGCTGAATTTGATATCGTGGAAGATTTTTACGTCGATTATAAAAGAAAAGATGCTTTAGACTAA
- a CDS encoding 2Fe-2S iron-sulfur cluster-binding protein gives MSDVNITIIDREGVAHQVLAPTDMNMNLMEVCKAYDLPVQAVCGGMAMCATCQCYIISDHDLGKRNDDEQAMLWEAENVKDNSRLGCQVPITEDLEGLIVELAPED, from the coding sequence ATGTCTGATGTAAATATCACTATCATTGATAGAGAAGGAGTAGCGCACCAAGTTCTCGCTCCTACCGACATGAACATGAACCTGATGGAAGTCTGTAAAGCTTACGACCTCCCAGTACAAGCGGTTTGTGGCGGTATGGCTATGTGTGCTACATGTCAATGCTATATCATAAGTGATCATGACTTAGGCAAACGTAATGATGATGAACAAGCCATGCTATGGGAAGCAGAAAATGTAAAAGACAACTCTCGTTTAGGATGTCAAGTTCCCATTACCGAAGATCTCGAAGGTTTAATTGTTGAACTGGCTCCAGAGGATTAA
- a CDS encoding IS1595 family transposase, with protein MEVFKGQNILSFVKELPDDDACKAYLAKIKWQDGFTCTKCGHTKGCEKSGYRYHCYSCNHVESATANTLFHKVKFGLQKAFCVVFEMSTSTKSVSSVQMGKRFDIRQGTAWYFMQKVRKSMKSSQKYPLTEIVHVDEFTVGGKEQGKQGRSYDSKKKKAVIAVELSAEHKIKRVYVKSIDDYSAKSLTPIFEEHIDPSAKIVTDKWRGYAPLKKNYDIEQKLSNNGSNFKELHVVIMQLKSWLRAIPTHVSKWHVQSYFDEFCFRINRSQSKQSIFHKTIERMVIAKPIYHKDIKQMLSV; from the coding sequence ATGGAAGTATTTAAAGGTCAAAATATACTGAGTTTTGTGAAAGAACTGCCAGATGATGATGCTTGTAAAGCATATTTAGCAAAAATAAAATGGCAGGATGGTTTTACATGTACAAAATGTGGTCACACTAAGGGCTGTGAAAAATCTGGTTATAGATATCACTGTTACAGTTGCAATCACGTTGAAAGCGCCACTGCAAACACCTTGTTTCATAAGGTTAAATTTGGTTTGCAAAAGGCATTCTGCGTTGTGTTTGAAATGAGTACTAGTACCAAGAGTGTTTCCAGTGTTCAAATGGGAAAGCGATTTGATATCCGTCAAGGTACCGCTTGGTATTTCATGCAGAAAGTTAGAAAGTCAATGAAAAGCAGTCAAAAATATCCTCTAACCGAAATAGTTCATGTAGATGAATTTACCGTAGGGGGAAAAGAACAAGGCAAGCAAGGTAGAAGTTACGATTCAAAAAAGAAAAAAGCAGTGATAGCGGTAGAACTGAGCGCCGAACATAAAATCAAAAGAGTTTATGTGAAGTCTATAGATGATTACTCAGCTAAATCACTAACTCCAATATTTGAAGAACATATAGATCCCTCTGCAAAAATAGTTACCGATAAATGGAGAGGTTATGCTCCACTTAAAAAGAATTATGATATAGAGCAGAAACTAAGTAATAACGGAAGTAATTTTAAAGAACTACATGTTGTAATTATGCAGTTAAAATCTTGGTTGAGAGCAATACCTACACATGTTAGTAAATGGCATGTGCAAAGCTACTTTGACGAATTCTGTTTTAGAATTAATCGATCTCAATCCAAACAGAGCATATTCCATAAAACAATAGAAAGAATGGTAATAGCTAAACCAATTTATCATAAAGATATAAAACAGATGCTAAGTGTGTAA
- a CDS encoding tRNA pseudouridine(38-40) synthase TruA, translated as MNPGPFAQNNRQFFLIKLQYLGFRFHGWQKQPNNIPTVERMVLRTLRYVFDHYNFKVLAAGRTDAKVSVNETWIELFLDDSEELEINQFLIDFNQNLPSDIRALEIEKTNKDFNVIQAPKIKEYIYLFSHGEKFHPFCASMMVYMKAPLDLSLMKEAARLFEGTHDFWSYTYKPSDTTETKVTIESALIEKNELFTASFFPEQSFVFRVKGAGFKRHQVRLMMGMLFDLGMHKFTLEEFKETLDGSLKIHLSHIAPPSGLMLYSTQFQ; from the coding sequence ATGAACCCAGGACCCTTTGCTCAAAATAACCGTCAGTTTTTTCTGATCAAGTTGCAGTACCTAGGATTTAGATTTCATGGCTGGCAAAAACAACCTAATAACATACCAACCGTAGAACGCATGGTCTTAAGAACCTTAAGGTATGTATTTGACCATTACAACTTTAAAGTACTTGCTGCTGGTAGAACAGACGCTAAGGTTTCTGTGAACGAGACTTGGATCGAACTATTTCTAGATGATTCTGAAGAATTAGAAATCAATCAATTCTTGATAGACTTCAATCAAAATCTACCAAGTGATATTAGAGCTTTAGAAATCGAGAAAACCAACAAGGATTTTAACGTGATACAAGCGCCTAAAATCAAGGAATACATCTATCTCTTTTCTCATGGAGAGAAATTCCATCCTTTTTGTGCTTCTATGATGGTGTATATGAAAGCACCTCTTGATTTATCATTAATGAAAGAAGCAGCAAGACTTTTTGAAGGCACCCACGATTTTTGGTCCTACACCTATAAACCTTCTGACACCACAGAAACTAAAGTGACTATAGAAAGCGCTCTGATAGAAAAAAATGAACTTTTCACTGCGAGTTTCTTTCCAGAACAAAGTTTTGTTTTCAGAGTAAAAGGAGCAGGTTTTAAACGCCATCAAGTGCGTTTAATGATGGGGATGTTATTTGATTTGGGAATGCACAAATTCACTCTTGAAGAATTTAAAGAAACGCTAGATGGCAGTCTTAAAATTCACCTTTCACACATCGCTCCGCCTAGTGGTTTGATGTTGTACAGCACTCAATTCCAGTAG